Proteins from a single region of Candidatus Hydrogenedentota bacterium:
- a CDS encoding metal ABC transporter ATP-binding protein, protein MDNDAVRLEKVTVAVHGATLLRDISLSVPRRSFVGILGPNGAGKTTLLTLVNGLTRPTSGSVTVLGRQPYAWAGHGLRAEIGYVAQADPVDRRLPITVRETVLAARYGRLGWLRRPGARDWACVCEALAAVGMDHLAERPLGLLSGGEYQRVAIARALAQEPRIFLFDEPTASIDPRVQSEIVALVEDIHRTRDVTSLYVTHDSGTLPRSCETVVLLREGTLWAAGPRDAMLEETRLAELYARGPAQEAGV, encoded by the coding sequence ATGGACAATGACGCAGTAAGACTCGAAAAGGTCACCGTTGCGGTGCATGGCGCAACCCTGCTTCGCGACATTTCGCTCAGTGTCCCGCGCAGGTCGTTTGTGGGTATCCTTGGACCCAATGGCGCGGGCAAAACCACGCTTCTGACCCTGGTCAACGGGTTGACTCGTCCCACTTCGGGCAGCGTGACGGTGCTGGGCCGGCAGCCGTATGCCTGGGCAGGGCATGGTCTCCGCGCGGAGATCGGGTACGTGGCCCAGGCTGACCCCGTGGACCGGCGATTGCCTATCACCGTGCGCGAGACGGTGCTGGCCGCCCGATACGGCCGGCTCGGGTGGCTGCGGCGCCCCGGCGCCAGGGACTGGGCCTGCGTCTGCGAGGCTTTGGCGGCCGTGGGCATGGACCATCTCGCCGAGCGGCCGCTGGGGCTGCTTTCGGGCGGAGAGTACCAGCGCGTGGCCATCGCGCGAGCACTGGCCCAGGAGCCGCGCATCTTTCTGTTCGACGAACCGACAGCGTCCATTGATCCGAGAGTCCAATCCGAAATCGTGGCGCTCGTCGAGGACATTCACCGAACACGGGACGTGACTTCCCTGTACGTGACGCACGATTCAGGCACGCTGCCCCGGAGCTGCGAAACCGTCGTCCTCCTTCGCGAAGGGACCCTGTGGGCGGCGGGTCCGCGCGACGCCATGCTCGAGGAAACGAGGCTTGCGGAACTGTATGCCAGGGGACCCGCGCAGGAGGCAGGCGTGTAA